ACATTTTTATCAAAAATTTCACCGAAATTATCTATGAGTGCAGGCACAGATACCGATTTGAGCATCCGGTTTGATATCCATGAGAACGATAGATCAATCTTTGAAATATTGAACCTGACAGAAAAAATCTCAAAACGAAAAAAAATAAGGATAATTCTTTGTATTGATGAATTTCAAAATATCGAAAATTTTAAAGACCCTTTAGGGTTTCAACAAAAGCTTCGGGCACAATGGCAGCATCATCAGCACGTCACTTATTGTTTGTATGGCAGTAAGAGGCACATGTTAATGAATTTGTTTGAAAGCCAGTCTTTACCATTTTATAAATTTGGTGACGTGATGTACCTGGAAAAGATCGCAAAAAAAGATTTGACAAAATTTATACTAAAAAACTTTGAACAAACTAATAAATCCATTCCTGTTGTTGTAGCTGAAAAGTTAGTTGATCTGATGGAATGCCATCCGCACTATGTCCAGCACCTGGCACATATTACCTGGAAAAACAGTAAGAAAAAAGTGACCGAAGTGATATTAGATCAATCCAAAGATGAGCTGGTATCTGTAAATTCACTTTTATTTGAAAAAATATTTGAATTATTAAGCAACGGGCAAATAAAGTTATTAAAAGCGCTAACTGATGGGATAAATGAGCATTTATCTTCCAAAGATGTGATCAGTAAATATGGGCTGGGAACATCTGCAAATGTTGCGAAAATGTTAAAAGCACTGGAAAATAAAGAAATAATAGACAGATTTGGGCCAGAATTGTCTTTTGTTGATCCTCTATTCAGACTTTGGTTAATAGAGATATTCAAAAAGTATACCTAAAAATCTAAATTAAAAAAAACAACTTAAATTGTAATCATTATTAACATCATGCATCAAATTATCAGTTACT
This genomic stretch from Cytophagales bacterium harbors:
- a CDS encoding ATP-binding protein, with amino-acid sequence MESPFQFGKTAQGSAFTNRIKEIERLSNNIENNIHTILISPRRWGKTSLVKKISQKYVNKQQYKFCFLDLFNVRSENDFYEYLAIEVIKSTSTKVEEWFKTARTFLSKISPKLSMSAGTDTDLSIRFDIHENDRSIFEILNLTEKISKRKKIRIILCIDEFQNIENFKDPLGFQQKLRAQWQHHQHVTYCLYGSKRHMLMNLFESQSLPFYKFGDVMYLEKIAKKDLTKFILKNFEQTNKSIPVVVAEKLVDLMECHPHYVQHLAHITWKNSKKKVTEVILDQSKDELVSVNSLLFEKIFELLSNGQIKLLKALTDGINEHLSSKDVISKYGLGTSANVAKMLKALENKEIIDRFGPELSFVDPLFRLWLIEIFKKYT